The region TGTTGAGGATCAATGACTCTAGTTCCCATTCTTCCTCCCAAACCATGCATTCCCTTTTACGGCAAAAGACAACAAGAAACCACATCACTTGCAATTATCCAAACTACATTATGCAATGTTAATGCAAATGGTTGAACTTCTAAACTTGTCCTCCCATAACTAAACTATTGAGCATTAAAAAGAAGAACGGTACCGGAAAATCACATGAAAGGGTTGAATTATATTAGCTTAGGCATGccaaattcacaatttaatttcattgaagaCTGGAGTTTCTCTTAACAGAAGAAGAATATTTGAGTGCAATGAATACACAAACAAAAAGAGGCCTTCTCTTCTTCTGTCATATGACAAGAAATTTAGAGACAACTATTCATCACAGAGATTAATTGAGCAACTCCAAAGTTAAATTTATGCATGAGTTCTAAAACATACTAACAAAATGAATTTCTTTCTATAAATTAAATGCattgtttttattcaaaaaaaaaaatccaattgtCATATACTCATGTAGGGAAAAGAAAAACATTATTACAAGAAAAGAAACATTTTTTAATTCATTGATCAAAACACCCTAAAGaacaacaataacccaaattaaAGCAGCACGAAAGGTAACCAAAGGAACCAACCGTGTCAAAAACAGTGGACTTAACACCTCTTTTCTCCAAGCTCAAAGCACAAAGAAGACCAGCCATTCCTCCACCAATAATCCCCACGTGAGGGTCAGCTGAAACACCATCAGTGAACTTGACCTGCTCCTGAGTGAAGGTTTTCTTGAGAATTGACCTCCTAGAAGTCCCATATGGTGTTCTTTTCCTGTTCCTTGAAGTGGGTCTTTGTGGGTTTTTGGAGGGTTTTTTGGCTTCTTGTGAACTGCAAATTATAGTTAGAGGTTTTGGGGGTTTAAAGGATTTCTGGGTTTTGAGAGGAAacagaaatgaagaagaaaaactGGGCAGAGCCGAAGGTGccattgtttctttttctttttggaggGAGCGACAACTAGCAACAATCTTTAGTGTCTTATCCTATTATACTATGTACGTACATACATACAAATATATCAATTTTCacttaattttcaattaaatagaTAACAATTATGTGAGTTTACCGGCCATAATCacttaaatttcaattaaatagaTAACAATTTCGGATAATCTTAATTCGAAAAGTGAATTTATAGTCAAAGTGAACCAAAAGCACCCATGTTGATATTGCGACAATCAACTGGTTTTCGAGGGAAAAATTTCCTGTTTTTATACTTTATGAGAGAAAACAAGGCATTTCATTAACATTAGGGTCATTAACTCTTTCATATATATGACAAGAATTGTGACAATATAACTTATACAACATGTACATTTCACATCAACCCAAACCCACTAAGAGAAACCAACTCATCACTGCAGAAAATGAAACGGGCTACTTTTCTTTCAGGACTTCCATATGGGCACTACTGAAACTTCAAGACCATTTCCCTGCTTGGAGAGTTAGTTAAAATCCTGGAGATTTTCATGAATGAACAGTGATGTTGGTTGCTCTGCTCGGTGATTTTTGTCGGAGCGGTTTTTGTCATCTCTTTTTACTGTTTTGCTTGATCCTTCACCTTGTGAGTCCCATTGCTGTTGCTGTTCTGTCCACTGACCTGGATCTTGCTTTTGACCATATTTGCAGTAGTGGGCAAGGGGaagccaaaataattttttaaggggccgataaaattttaattttttatagtttatatctttataatttgtaaaagattaaataaaatttttataatttgaggggggttaaagtaaaattttacttttactaatttaaaatttttaaaaaattttaagggcctaaatagtaattttactttttaggaggggccggggcccatgccaaCCCCCTTGGCTTCGCCCCTAGTAGTGGGTCGTTGCACTTCATTACCTAAGCTGTAGCGGTTAGTTCGGGAGCAAGCTTTTGCCTTTTCAACTTGAGTTGAGGGGACTAAGTCACCGCAACTCATTCTCCGGATAAATGTTAATTTGCATGACATTTTGTGtctaatttagtttattttggaATTGATCCTTGctgaattagtttttttttatgtttcacttttgtcagggatgcaattggaACGCTAAAAGTCAAAAACAAGCTAAAAATTGAAACACAATAATTGAAATGAGGccaaataaaaaatatggagaaaactaAGGACTCATCAGATTTTTTGACTTTAGAAAagccaaaaaaaatattattttatttatttaattaattaaatttatgttaaattaggTAAGgctaaaattaataaattcttTGTATATAAATAGGCCTTAATGTTCTTAAGAAGATTATCACCTAATTCtacatttttctttcaatttgaaattaaatagaattattttcttttttttttctttcaatttgagCGTGAGTATTCTGCTGTTCCATTTCCATTCCTTTGTTCTTTCAAAAGTTTGTCTAATTGTTTTCCAAGTACTTTTCCTTCTCAATTTCCATCATCTTTCATACAAATTCAATCACCTTCCACAAGTGTACATTGGGtacgttgggttggagtcgtgtttgTTGATAGTTGGAGAAACGAGTCGGCCATGCTGTATTCGGATCTCCGAGAACAAATCAAGGAAGAAGTGATCGGGTTTAAACGACCCAAacggttgaggccgttaattcaAGTTGGGTTATTCAGAGCGCAAGGCTGCCGGAATCTTGAATCGGGAACACATGTATCTCGGctagataatcggtaagggttggtttgaaGGTCGTACCGGGACCAACTACGAGAGACTGAATTTAACcgctataaccaacttatcaTTTGAAGGAGAAGATCAATTTTCGAGGATCGATTCTTAATCTGGAATCTACCGAGTCTAGGGCTAAGGCTTATTATCTTTGATTACAAAATCTGAATTTAATTTCCAACTTAGCTGTTTCAATTACTTAGTTTCTAAACATTCCAAACTCccctgatttatttatttattttctttataggTTCATTTGGAGTCGTGGACACGACTTTTGTCACGACTTTCGACATGACAAAAATTCTGATCACAAGTTAAACGCGGAAGTTGATTATAACATCCAATCCCTGTGGACTCGACTCTACTAACACTCTTTACtattatttagaattatttttataggaattatttttggtggtttcgatGCCCATAGTAATGATAATTTAGTAATTTTcttgactgagttggtgtcaaattgataaatacatattttaattattttttgtttatgaAAAAAAAGTATACTTAATAAATTCATTACCAGTGATTGACTATTAACTTAGCTGGGATTGATTGAGTATTAATATACAATAGAACTCAATTTGATGTTAggtaataagaaataaaaatttatagttgcatttatttattttttcttattcttattctttCTTAGCTTTGGATTTGTTCATATTCCTATGGTTTGATTTGGGGAGATAGGAATTATGTTCCATCTATAAATTGGTGGTGTCTTAAGCTCAAAGTGAGTGGCAAAGCTTCACCTCCCTATTCATCCCATCATTCTGGTACTCTCTTTTCTTTCACTCTTTATTATCACTTcctttgcttttttattttttgtttatattcTTTGGGGGAAACCCAAAATCAtgtgaaaaaaaaagagcttTAATTATTCTTTGACTTGATACCATACACTAATATTCTTATATTGTTGATTGATTTGTTTCTGTTGATAATGCcatattattaattagtaaaatatagatgttttctttttaaaaaaatcttccaTCAAAATCATTTAGTAATTTGATTGATAGTATTCAcagaaggaaaaaataaaaaaccatcAAAATCATTTCAAAATCCCATATATAATCACCCACATATGTTTTTCCTTTAATGTGCAGTGTTATAATGGCCTCTGGAAGTGAGTACTTTAACCGTTGCGGACCCAAATACCTTAGCAATATCGACTGGAACAACGCCCACCATCGAAAGTCTGTATCAGCCAGCTTGGTTGAAGGTGTTTACATGCTTGAAGAAGATCGACAAGCCAGACGTGGAGGCTCTCAACGTGTTGCGCCACCATGGTGGGAGTTTTTCAACTTCAAAGTGGTTAATGCACTCGTTGATGACAATGATAAAAGCATCTTCGGTGCCATTTTCGAATATAAACCTTCAGCTTATTCGTATCATCGTTCGATGGATCGAAGCCCTCGGTACGTAATCGCCTTTCGAGGTACCTTAATCAAGTTAGAATCGTTTGCAAGAGATCTTAAGTTGGATATCGATATAATTCGAAACGGACTTCATCATACTGGTCGTTTTAGGACCGCCATTAAAGCTGTTCTAGATTTGGTGTCAGTGGTTGGGTCTTCAAAGGTGTGGTTAACCGGTCATTCCCTAGGTGCAGCCATGGCAATGCTTGCTGGAAAAAACATGGCGAAAAGAGGGAATTTCTTGGAAGCATTTTTGTTTAATCCGCCATATGTATCTCCCCCTATTGagagaataaaaaataagaaagtgaGGCATGGACTTCGATTTGCTGGCACTTTAATCAAAGCTGGCATGGCATTTGCAGCTGCTGCAAGTGATAATCATAACAATTCAAATGGTATTCAAGATTCATCTTTTGCTGCAATATCTGGGTGGATTCCATGTCTGTTTGTGAATCATTTAGACCCCATATGTTCTGAATATATTGGTCACTTCAAGCataagaaaaagcttgaagacATTGGAGCTGGGGGTCTTGCAAGGCTAACAAGCCAGCATTCACTAGGGAATATGGCAATGAGTGCAGTGGGAATAAAGGGTATTGACACTTCGGAACCACTTCATTTGCTTCCTTCGGCAAATCTGACAGTGAATCTCTATCCTTGCCAAGATATGATTTCTGCTCATGAGCTTCATCAATGGTGGAGGCCTGATCTGAACTTGAGTTGCAGTGTTTACAAGTACAAATAGTTTGTCGCTGTCATGGCTGCTGCATGATCTGCCATCGGTTATCTCGGGGAATGTATTAATATTATTACAGGGTTTACAACTATAAgctttcaaaaaaagaaaaagaaaaagtaatactGGCTTGTAGTAAATCCTAAATAAATTTCCTAGAATTTAAGCCTTAGTCTGTCCTGTCTTTGCTTGGTTGATTTTAATGGAATGGTGATAAAAAAGCCTTTtgtaatttatgtatttatttattttataatgagGTAGGTGTTGCTTTCCGGAGAGTAGTTTATAGTTAATTTGTTTAGGggtttctttcctttattttacTGAAAAAAGAAGCAGCCTTTTGTATGTATATTAGCCAAAAGCTAAAGTGTGTAAAGAGGTCAGTTTTCAAAGGATTTTTCgcatttaaacacatttaaattcatgaattttaagtcattataataataatagtctCCAACTCATGCCACCACTgaagaaatatttataaaatacacaACGCAATGTAGTTAATGGCTTCTGGATGAACTTCATGATTTGTTATCGGTTTTTTTACCTGAGGGAGCAACCTGAGATCTCACTAAGGGAATTAAAGCCTCTATGGTAATGATCTCTCTAACGCGGTTAAGTTATTTTTTGAGTGCTTGAGGATGCTTCCAGCTTTTAATGCTGCTACTGTTGTCTTAGTCTCTAAAGTGTCTAAATCCTAATCATGTGTAAGGATTTTAGACCAATCTCTTGTTCTTCAGTAGTGTACAAGTGTGTCACTAGAATTCTTGTTAAAAGCATCACTTCTTTTCTCCCTAATTTGATTTCCGCTAATCAGAGCGCTGTCATACAAGAAAGGTGTATTACTGATAATACTTTGTTAGCTTAGGAGATTGTAAGAGGTTATAACAGGAAGAACTTGTCCCTTAGGTGGGCAATGAAGGCGGACCTGCAAAAAGCTTTTGACACACTCAATTGGGGGTTTTGTGCTTGATGTTTTGATTGCCATGGGATACCTAGATCTTTTTGTAGGGTGGATAAGAGCATGGCATTACTACTCCAATATTTTCTATCTTTCTAAATGGTGGTCTGGTAGGATTTTCAAAGGCACTAGAGGCATCAGTCAAGAGGCGCACTGTCGTCTTACCTAATTATTATTGCCATGAATGTTAGGAATAACTACTATTAGTTACTGTTAGTTAGTAAGTTGTTAACAGTTTCAGTTAGTTGATTCTCTTGTATTAAATACATGCCACTCGTTTTGATTAACAACATGAAGAGAATTCCTTTCTACCTCCTGTATTGTTGAATATTAtcatggtatcaagagccaaaAATTCTGTTTGacataacaattttttttctttttcctctcattTCTCTATTCATGGCCACGGAGGCAGTACCAAGACCTGATACACCACGTCACTCTTCCTATACAAGCGAAGTAGTCCATTCGCAAGGCGTTGGCAGTGATGGTTCATCCACAGTTCACTATTTTTCCAAACATGATATGATCAAGCTTGCTAAGCATAATTTTCTGTTGTGGAAGCATTAACTTTTGCTGATTCTTGAAGGCTACAGTTTTGAAGGATTTGCGCTGGGCACGATTTCAATCCCTCCTTCTTTTCTTGCAAGGACTGATGGTCAACTTGTTGAGAATCCCGCCTTTCTTGTTCATAAGAAGCAGGATAAATTTCTGGCTTCTTGGCTTTTGTCGACTGTTACTGATGAAGTTTTAGTTTACCTTACAGTAGCTAAAACAAGTTTTGACATCTGGACCACCATCGAAAGAAGGTTTGGCGCCACGTCTAGTATTAAAATTTTGAGTATGTGTCATGCTTTGTACTCGATCAAGAAGGCCAACTTCACCATTAAAGAATATTTGATCAAAATAAAGAATCTCAGTGATAGCTTAACAGCAGTTGGTAGTTTGGTCACCGAGAAAGAACAAATCAATGTCATCTTGGCTGGACTTTCTGCTGAGTATGAGTCTATTCGAGTTCTTGCTTCTGTAACTCCAATATCTTTGGAATTGCTCACTGACATGCTACTTGACTGTGAGGTAAGACAACTCGCTCGAATGGCAGAGGTTCCTATGCAAGCAAATTTGGTCACTAAACATCAAGATAACACTCCTAAGCAAGGACAACGTGGGTCAGGCCGAGGCTAGTCTCGTGGCAAAACTCAAGGCACTGTGAGGGGTTGGTCCCACTCTAGGCCACAGTGTCAGTTATGTGGGAAGATTGGCCATCTTGTTCAAACCTGTTATCATAGGTTTGATGAGAATTTCTCTGGTATTAGCCACAACCCTTCAGTCAACTATCATCAGGTTCATAACACTACCTTTGCATCTTTTCCTACTACATGTTCATCCATGGCTCATTGTTGTGGCGCATTTTCTCATCCACCACCTCCCCAAGCTCTTATTTCCGTCATCTCCGATCAGATATGGTATCCTGATTCTAGTGCAACGAATCATGTTACACCTGACGTGTCCAATCTCATGACTACTTCTCCCTACATAGGTACAAGCCATGTCACTATGGAAAATGGTGAGTCTGTCTTCATAACTAATATAGGTTCATCTACTTTCTTGGCTGGCTCCAGACTCTTGCGTCTGCAGAATGTTTTACATGTTCCTACAGTTTGCAAGAATCTAATGTCTGTGGGTCAGATAATggtgtttattttaaatttcaccCGTTTCTATGTTTTATAAAGGGCATTCAGACAGGGATGATTCTACTAGAGGGACATATGCATTAGGGTTTATATAGGTTTCAATTTTCAGAATCTGCTCCCACCACTGTCAGTTCTGCCTTGAAACCTAGCTCACTTTGGTTGAACAGTGCttagatttcatcatcttctttatGGCACAACAGGCTTGGCCATCATTGTCATAACACCTTAGCTCGTGCGTTGAAGTCTTGTAAATTTCCTTTCAAACAAAGTAGTTTGCCTCGAATATGTACAGCTTGTCAGCTAGGCAAGGCTCACAAGCTCCCTTTTTCTTCTTCACATATAGTGTACTCTTCCCCTTTTGAACTTATGGtatctgatgtatggggaccagCTCATATACTTTCAAATGATTCCTCTTATTACGTTTCTTTTATCGACATGTATTGCAGATACACTtggatttattttttcaaaaacgaGTTTGAGGTggtttaatgttttttaaattttcatcagCTGGTTAAAGTACAATttggt is a window of Gossypium hirsutum isolate 1008001.06 chromosome D08, Gossypium_hirsutum_v2.1, whole genome shotgun sequence DNA encoding:
- the LOC107899160 gene encoding GDSL esterase/lipase At4g10955 — translated: MASGSEYFNRCGPKYLSNIDWNNAHHRKSVSASLVEGVYMLEEDRQARRGGSQRVAPPWWEFFNFKVVNALVDDNDKSIFGAIFEYKPSAYSYHRSMDRSPRYVIAFRGTLIKLESFARDLKLDIDIIRNGLHHTGRFRTAIKAVLDLVSVVGSSKVWLTGHSLGAAMAMLAGKNMAKRGNFLEAFLFNPPYVSPPIERIKNKKVRHGLRFAGTLIKAGMAFAAAASDNHNNSNGIQDSSFAAISGWIPCLFVNHLDPICSEYIGHFKHKKKLEDIGAGGLARLTSQHSLGNMAMSAVGIKGIDTSEPLHLLPSANLTVNLYPCQDMISAHELHQWWRPDLNLSCSVYKYK